CGCGGCCGGCCGCGCGCCTATGAGCCCGACATCGCGCTCGGCAAGGCGCTCGACCTGTTCCGCACCCAGGGATTTGCCGCAACCTCGCTCGACGATCTCAGTGAGGCGACCGGCATGAACCGGCCGAGCCTCTACGGCGCCTTCGGCGACAAGCGCGAGCTCTACATCAAGAGTTATAGGCGCTACCGCGAAGAGGCGCGCGCGGCGATGGTCGAGATCTTTCGTGCGGAGCTGCCGCTGCGCGAACGGCTGGAGCGCATCTTCGCCTCTGCGCTCGCCATCTATCTCTCCGGCGAAACCGGTCCGCGCGGCTGCTTCACGGTGGTGACCGCGGCCTCCGAAGCCGTGGCCGATCCCGACATTCGCGCCATGGTGCTGGATGGCCTGTCCGAGCTCGACAAGGCCTTCGCCAATTGCTTCCGCCGCGCCAAGGACAAGGGCGAGCTGCCCGACAGCGCCGATCCGGTCGTGCTGGCGCAGCTCGCCTCGGCCACCATCCACACCATCGCCATCCGTTCCCGCGCCCGCGTCCCGCGCAAGGAGCTCGATGCGATCGTGAAGGGCGCGATCGATGTGATGGTTGGGGCGAAAGGCTAACTCCATCCTCCCGGACAAGCGAGCAGTTTCCCCGGCGTCGTCCCGGCGAAGCCATGACCAGGGACCGTGTTGTTGAAAGAAGCGACTCGCCGCGTTCGTGTCCGTGATGGATTCCGCAGTATGAGAGGGTGAACGGGGAAGGGCTCTACAGGCCGTGCCTCGCTCTCCAGCACAATATCCCGTCACGGTCGAGGACGCCTATATCGTGGTCGATCTCTGAACCGGGCTGCGGCGGTTCTGGCGTTCACGACGTCCGGCGCGTATACTTTCAGGGTACCTGGAAGTCTCACGGATGCTGATTTTCCTACGCAGTCTGTCTCTCTCATTGGTCCTGGTGACGCTCTGTCTGGGCGGGCGAACGGCCCATGCCCAGGCTGCCCCGGTGCCCTACATGAACTCGGGCTGGCTGATGGGCTGGGGTGACAATCCGAGTTTCGAGGCGAGCGATCCGCAGTCCAAGTTTCCTAGAGGCTGGTTTCTCAGCAGCTCGCGCGGCAGCACGTCGTGGAGCATGGATGGCTTTGATCAGGCGAGGGCGTTCGGCAATTACGGCTCGCTTTCGTCCGAGGGCGTAAGGTTCGGCTA
This genomic interval from Bradyrhizobium sp. CB82 contains the following:
- a CDS encoding TetR/AcrR family transcriptional regulator; this translates as MVQKSKRPPVAASEAPKRRGRPRAYEPDIALGKALDLFRTQGFAATSLDDLSEATGMNRPSLYGAFGDKRELYIKSYRRYREEARAAMVEIFRAELPLRERLERIFASALAIYLSGETGPRGCFTVVTAASEAVADPDIRAMVLDGLSELDKAFANCFRRAKDKGELPDSADPVVLAQLASATIHTIAIRSRARVPRKELDAIVKGAIDVMVGAKG